The genome window GGTGTAGAACAAGGAACTCGAGGCTACCGAAGAGCGCAAGAGGAAGGCGAAGCAGCTGGAGATGCAGCGCAAGGAGTCTGGGAGAGCTGGCCGCTCCGGTGGCATGGCTTCACGACCAGCCGTATACCCAACATACACACCCCCTGTCCGACCGGCTGTTACTGAGACATACGATACCTacgaggcggagaagaacaAATCCAAGTACGTTGCCTTCACAGTCTGGACGTTTGGTGGGCGGGAACTGACAGAATCAGGTTTGGAGCGCCTAAGGGCAAGGGTATGCAGCTGGGCAAGAAGTCCAAGACTACAGATATGTTCGAGCGTGTGAAGACCGAGCTGGGGCCAGTGGACGACGCACCCCTTGTACCGGTTGCCACTCCTTCTGCCCCAGAACCGGCCGCCGCCTCCCGTGTATCAACGTCCCTGGACCGGGATGCGATCCACGTTACCGTCAACGAAGCCATCACAGCCAAACTGTCCAGGGATGGGGCCCTCAACTCGTTCTCCATCAGCGGTGACTTGACATTGCGCGTGTCAGATCCATCActcaccaagctcaagcttAATCTCAATGCTACTCCTTCGCACGGTGCCCAGTTCCGGACACATCCAAATGTCGACAAGAATCTGTTCAACAGCACGAAAGCGATCCAGATGGCTAACACGGCGAGGGGCTTCCCTGTCAACAACGCGGTTGGTGTGCTGCGCTGGAGAGTTGCGCCCAAGGCCGACGATACGAGTATCTTGCCGATTGCGTTTACTGTCTGGGTCAACAAGGGTTCCGACGGCAACTGCTCGTTGACTGTCGAGTATGAGCTGTCGGGCGGTGATGAGCTCAAGGATGTTAGTATTGTGATCCCTTACCAGAGCGCCGAGCCATCCGTTGCCAGCTTCGATGCCACCTACGAGGTGTCTGGTGACAGCCTTGAGTGGTCCATTGGCACTGTCAACGAGGAGAATCCCAGCGGTGCTTTCGAGTTTGAGGCGCAGACGGATGACGAGAACGAGTTCTTCCCCATGCAAGTTCGCTTCTCCAAGACCTCGCCATTTGTGGATGTTGATGTAAGTTTTCCATCCTCTGACTGCGAACACAGAAAACAAACAGTATGCTAACTTTTTCTTCCAGGTCACCTCGGTGGAGCTTGTCGAAATGAACGAGGAGGTAACCTTCTCCAAGGAGGTGAAATCGGTGGCGGACTCGTACTTGATTGAATAAATGGAGGTGATTAACGTGGTATAGGGATGAATCTGTTGTCTGTTTGGCGCACCGAGCAAGCATGTGTCTTTTTGGTGTCTGGTTAGAGAAGACTTGGGGAGGCGGATAGCTCCCCTAATAAAATTGATTTGGCGTGTTTCTGCAAGAAATCGAATGCCTGGTGTATG of Podospora pseudopauciseta strain CBS 411.78 chromosome 7 map unlocalized CBS411.78m_7, whole genome shotgun sequence contains these proteins:
- the RET2 gene encoding coatomer subunit delta (BUSCO:EOG09264V3H; COG:U; EggNog:ENOG503NUZ9) — translated: MVVLAASICTRGGKAVLARAFHDIKRTRVEALLASFPKAANSGTQHTTVEQDNVRFVYQPLDELYMVLITNKQSNILQDIDSLHLFAQVVTSTCKSLDEREILRNAFELISAFDEIVTLGYRENLTVSQIRTFLEMESHEERIQEIIARNKELEATEERKRKAKQLEMQRKESGRAGRSGGMASRPAVYPTYTPPVRPAVTETYDTYEAEKNKSKFGAPKGKGMQLGKKSKTTDMFERVKTELGPVDDAPLVPVATPSAPEPAAASRVSTSLDRDAIHVTVNEAITAKLSRDGALNSFSISGDLTLRVSDPSLTKLKLNLNATPSHGAQFRTHPNVDKNLFNSTKAIQMANTARGFPVNNAVGVLRWRVAPKADDTSILPIAFTVWVNKGSDGNCSLTVEYELSGGDELKDVSIVIPYQSAEPSVASFDATYEVSGDSLEWSIGTVNEENPSGAFEFEAQTDDENEFFPMQVRFSKTSPFVDVDVTSVELVEMNEEVTFSKEVKSVADSYLIE